In one Bartonella grahamii subsp. shimonis genomic region, the following are encoded:
- a CDS encoding Smr/MutS family protein: MSSSKWRQKRDLLASQDRLLWEMVCRTITPLHGKMLSSTSETIANINDKKQPVTQISSLSQENQQPSIIIKREKRAVTQAQKIHFFDHVVRRKISQGRYPLEARLDLHGYMQEEAYFFLKKFLQSSQQRGLRYVLVITGKGRSVGSDGALYRFVPYWLSTPDFRYYVHAFEQAARQHGGEGALYVWLRRFVSGKGK; this comes from the coding sequence ATGTCCTCAAGTAAATGGAGACAAAAAAGAGATTTATTGGCTTCACAAGATCGCCTTTTATGGGAGATGGTTTGTCGTACGATAACACCGCTTCACGGTAAGATGCTCTCTTCTACTTCAGAAACTATTGCAAATATTAATGATAAAAAACAGCCTGTAACTCAAATCTCCTCATTGTCTCAGGAAAATCAACAGCCCTCGATAATTATTAAAAGAGAAAAGAGGGCGGTTACACAAGCACAAAAGATTCATTTCTTTGATCATGTTGTACGTCGTAAAATTTCCCAAGGTCGTTATCCTCTTGAGGCGCGTCTTGATCTCCACGGTTATATGCAGGAAGAAGCTTATTTTTTCTTAAAAAAATTTTTACAATCCTCTCAGCAGAGAGGATTGCGTTATGTCCTTGTGATTACAGGAAAAGGACGATCCGTTGGGAGCGATGGAGCTTTGTATAGATTTGTTCCGTATTGGTTATCAACACCAGATTTTCGATATTATGTTCATGCGTTTGAGCAAGCAGCGCGTCAGCATGGTGGAGAAGGTGCGCTTTATGTTTGGTTGCGCCGTTTTGTGTCGGGAAAAGGAAAGTGA